The genomic DNA GGGTCTGCGAGACTGGGCTTTAGCAGGCATTTTCctagcaacctccagcaaccaatGGGGGAGTACTCAATTTTCTTTCACAACCAGTGGTTGGCACAGTCACAACCTGGTTTCTAAGCCTGTATGACTGGGTCCTATATCATTTGATTCTCCATTGTCACTATGGCTATCACATCCAAAAATGCCCAACAAGTTCATGTCATATGATTAGCAGTCTGTAAAACTCTATTAGCATAAAGTAATGGCTGCTTGTGGACATGTCTGAACCTGACCTACCTTCGTTTTGCTCTAGGCCAAACTATTTCAAGTAGAAAGAAGACGTCTAAAGCAAATTCTCTCCTATCTGTCTGTTGTATATTCCAATCGGCAACTTCATACAATGCGTCAGCTTGAGTCCCCGAATATTATCCAGAGCTCATGCTTGAAAATGATTATAGATCACAATTCCAGTTATACCATTACTTTTAACTGTTAATTCGCTAGCTGGGACCACATCCTCATTTAGGTTTGACAGTGTTTCTAGCAGATAATAGCAGATGGCTTGAGCATAAATTGAAGGTGCGGTTTGGGAAAGGCCTCAGAGGGGACTGACGGCGGCTCCTGGGTCAGGCAGATCCCCATGTTTTAATGAGAAGTGAATTAATTGAACAGGGGAGGGAGGATGGGACATGAAAACAAGAATGAATAGCTTGTAGTGCTCAGGAGGTCAGACGTATGGAGGTGTGGTCCTGCTCCTTAAATTCAGGTAAATTATTTCCAATACGCAGTCAGGTttctgggttttgttttgtttttttacccaaACTATAACCATGAAAATGTCTGGTAATGGTCTGTTAGAAAAAACACTACTTTGTTCCAGACCGAAATATTGCAAGAGCTATAACGTGGATTGCCAATGAGTTTTCCTCTTGCAGTAttaaagctactttcagcttcTCTCTTAGTCATAAAGGCTCATAACAGCAGGTTGCTCTCCATATTTGATTTAGCAGTTATATGCCAGAtacccttcctgacacaacccccTAGGGATTTGTGGTCTCATAATCTGGTAAGCCAGGTTAATACTACTGCTACCAAAATGTAGTATCATGTACTGTATTCAGTGTATTGGGACGAACTTTAGACAGTAGTGATTGCAGACAAGATTTACTGATATTGTTCAGGACTTGAGTAAAGTGTTTCAACAGTGATTAAATGAAATAATCACTGTTACAGATGGCATCCAGTTATCTATGTGCAGCTCAGGAAGGTTAGCTTTTTCTATCTAGCACCATCACCAAGCCCAACACTTTGGTTTATGAATGAAAACCATTGGTTTTTGACATCTTACTGTACTGAGTGGTAAAGAGTAACCTTTATACCTGCTTTACATCAGCAGGTGAACACGCTTACATTACCAGAGAGCTTCCAGCATATCTGCAAACTGtataaagtaaaactaaaatataaatTCTGTACATACGGCAGATAGCAGATCGGGGAAACTGTCGACCAAACTGTGGCGGCAGCACTTCGATCCCATGCAGACTGGTGTTTGGCAAAGCGCACAGCATGGACAGCCCCCACAACATGAGGATGACCCTCTTAACGTGAGCACGTGTGGTCAAATGCTTGACTTTGAGGGGGTGCACCACCGCCACGTAGCGCTCCACGCTGAGCGCAGTGACATTGAGGATGGAAGCAAAGCAGACAGTTTCAAATAGGAAGGTTTTGAAATAGCATCCCCCTTCTCCGAGCAGGAAGGGGTAGTTCTGCCACATCTCGTAGATCTCTAACGGCATCCCCAGAAGCAGCACCAACAGGTCGGACGCAGCCAGGCTCAGCAAGTAGTAATTGGTTGGCGTTTGCATCACTCTGTAGCGTAAAATGACCGCACAGGTCAGGGAATTGCCCAGGACACCCACGATGAAGATGGTGAGATAAGTGACACAGACAGGGAGAAACATGGGGGATTTTGATTCCCCCAGAATTTTGGAAAGGTACTTGTCCTCAGTCAAGCAAAGCATTTCTTCCAGATCTTCTTGAGTGGCGTTCGCCAACACCCAGGAGATATTCATTCCACACACCACAGCAGAATCGGGGCATCCTAAGTCACTGAGTTCTCTGTCACCAGTTAAAATGGCTGCAAGAGAGTTGAAGGTGCAGTTAGGTAACGGCATCGTGGTGACTGGACAGCAGGTTCCTCAACTAATATAAACCTGATGGAAAAAGACAAAGGAGACAGTGTGATTCCTTAAACACTCATGCGTCAGAAAAGGGTGAAGGCTCTTTAAGCTGCAGCCTTATTCACAACGTGGTTCGACACAGCAGATGGatctgcatatttgatttgacattttgttacaccagatgcccttcctgacacaaccctccTAGACATTTGTAGCTCCTTCTGTTCTAAAAGGATCTTTTATATGTTAGGTGAGCGCATTATCCGCTACACTATGGAGCCAGTCGGGAATCTGTAAAAATAGAAAGTAGGAagtttgatatttaacatctgaTGGGATCACCTAGtgttgtgattttaaaaaaatcagaattaaaaatgtaaacagttCATAATTAATGGTTGTTGAAGTTAAATAATACATTCATCTATGAGGCAGGGGTGATGATACTGAAGATGCTGCTCCTTTGTATCTTGAGAACTATAGGATCCTGCTGTTTGAAGCTTGGCAATTAGCTTTATATATAAGACGTAGCCCCCATGATATCATGTATCAGTCAGTGCGCTGCAGTTTTGGCCAAGAACTACATGTCATCAGCTAATATTAGCTGCATTCATAGTGTGGCACATTAGTaacaaatgtaaatagaatAATAGCAGAAATTCCCTCGCTGAAGTTGGAGTGCAGACTTTCTTTGACTATCTCTTCGACAGTACACTTAACTGCACTGTGAGCCCTATTATCTGTCAGTGACTTCAATTAACTGAGGTGACACCAAGCAGACAGCTAGATGATAGCTGCCTGTCACTCACTcacgcataatcacatgtaatTTTAGACCTCAGTATAATTAAGACatctaatttaaaaacaatccCCCCAAAGTAGTCTCATGGCATTACAGGTTGGCTTCAGCCCAGGCAGCTGTTGCTGGAGAATAAATGTAGGCATACGTTGCCCTTGGCTACTGTAATGTCCAACCTTGATATGATAAAATTTCAAGCctctgatttaaaaaagaagaagaagcttagGTTCAAGTACAAAAGAAAGAAGTAAGCTCAGTgactttttaatattaatataacTTTGATTGGATGTTTGCATCCTGTGTGTTTTGTATCTCTACATAAAGAAAAGACAGTTGTTGGCTTTCATCTATAGCAACTAGCAACAGCCCAATCAGTTCACTGAATCCCTGATATGATAAGAATGTTCAGCACATGCTTTCTAATTATCTTTAATATGTTTAATATCCTCTCTGGTCCTCTCGACAAAAATTGATTTTACGATTAACAGCACTGTCACAATATTGCCCTGTTAGAAATTTATGTTCAGCAGAATACAGACGCCAGGGAGGCTGTTTAGATGTGTTTAGGCTGTGTTTGGATTCCCCCACGGGGATTTCTATATCGTTGTAACAGGCAGCAGAGTTGTTAAGATAACTTCAAATGAGGTACAAACAAAAAGGGCAAACACTCACCTGCAGTTTGTGGTCTTTATACTCTTCTTATCTACAGGATTCGCAAGAGCTGAAGAAATGAGGGAAGATGGGTGATTGTCATGTTTCTCTGCATCCTGGACTTTTTTCTGACACTTTATCTTGACCGCCTTGGTGCCTTAGTGCGTCACAACTGGCTCGGCTTCCCGTATTTGATGGCTGGTGTTCAGCCCacctcttgctctctctctctctgtctccttctcgctctctctctctctctccatctctctttaTTCCTGGAGTATCTTCTCGCGTCCTCCATCACTACATGCTTTATCTTTCTCCTCCAATTCAActtgttttcatcttttcttctcATCTTACTCTCGACACCGAGATACACACTTTCATGAACCTAGCCTGCACAGACACTACCTGCCTTGTGATCCTGCATTATATTGCTTTCACAGATATTGCACCGGtgagaaaattaaaggtgaGATTGCTTTGACCCTAAAGCCTGCGAGCTGAGTACAGGTATGTGtggtatatgtgtgtgtgtgtgtggatgtgctCCCGTTTCCACTCATTTCAAATCAAAGATAAAACAAACACTCTTTTTCATTAGTAGAATCGGCAGCAACTGGCGAGGTGCACATctggaaacaagaaaaaaaggctgtaaaaatatgaaataagagTTTTTCCatcagaaaagacaaaaaagcttttg from Pelmatolapia mariae isolate MD_Pm_ZW linkage group LG18, Pm_UMD_F_2, whole genome shotgun sequence includes the following:
- the LOC134617244 gene encoding neuromedin-U receptor 1-like, whose amino-acid sequence is MPLPNCTFNSLAAILTGDRELSDLGCPDSAVVCGMNISWVLANATQEDLEEMLCLTEDKYLSKILGESKSPMFLPVCVTYLTIFIVGVLGNSLTCAVILRYRVMQTPTNYYLLSLAASDLLVLLLGMPLEIYEMWQNYPFLLGEGGCYFKTFLFETVCFASILNVTALSVERYVAVVHPLKVKHLTTRAHVKRVILMLWGLSMLCALPNTSLHGIEVLPPQFGRQFPRSAICHLVKPIWMYNLIILISTLVFFLLPMLIISVLYLLIGLRLRREKVMTTVDTNCAFGSESISSSHKQRLSKRNVQVTKMLCVLVVVFGLCWAPFHIDRLMWSYINISYEQHRRIFEHVHVISGVLFYLSSAVNPILYNLMSTRFREMFSHITCYSNSWREHSRSFQMTQRSTLREKTPQSSKMTSGAF